The nucleotide window AAATGGAACTCTCAactatgatatttacaaaaatacttTCCATAAAtccttcgataaaaaaatacgtctatatttttgcataaacatcatgcatcatCTTGCATTTCATAGTCTCAAATCAAAGTCTCACACAAATTTCCTTTTCCAGAAAAAGAGTCAACTCGTTTCATAAGGTGGCCCCACGTATCGTCTACAAGTCAACCCGTACTCACTACACTCGGGCAAACGTAAAAAAGAAGATGGATTATCTTGAGCAGGAAAATCGGGTACTTCGTGAAGAAATGACAGCCATGCAGACTAGGATGGACGAGATGGctgaattaataaaaacaatggcGGAAGCTCAGACTCAAGCTCAAGCACAGATTCAAGCACAAGCGCAAGCATTGGCACAAGCTCAAACTCAAGCTCAGGCCCCAACAGAGGCGCGGGCCCGATCACAAGCAcctccacctcctcctcctgTCAGAACTCAGGCCGAGGCATCTTCTTCTTGGACACTATGTGCTGACACTCCAACGCAGTCCGCTCCGCAACGTTCCACGCCTTGGTTTCCACCTTTCACTGCTGGGGAGATATTTCGTCCTATCACTTGTGAAGCTCAGATGCCCACTCACCAGTACACGGCTCAAGTACCCCTACCTGCCATGAGGGCCACTCCCGCCACCATGACCTACTCAGTACCTGTGATGCATACAATTCCGCAAGCTGAAGAGCCTATCTTTCATTCAGGGAATGCAGAGGCTTACGGGGAGGTAAGCGACCTACGAGAGAAGTATGATGAACTACGCCGAGACATGAAAGCTCTCCATGAAAAAGGGAAATTCGGGAAGACTGCGTACGATCTCTGTTTGGTACCAAGTGTGCAGGTACCTCACAAAATTCAAGATTCCAGATTTCGAGAAATACAAAGGGAGTTCTTGTCCTGAGGAACATCTAAAAATGTATGTGAGAAGGATGCCTGCATACGCCCAAGATGATCAGATTCTTATTTACTACTTCCAAGAAAGCTTGACCGGCCCTGCTTCAAAGTGGTACACAAACCTAGACAAAACAAGAGTTCAAACTTTCCGTGACCTTTGCgaagcttttgtggaacagTACAGTTACAATGTAGACATGACTCCGGACCGAAGTGACCTCCAAGCCATGACTCAGGGGGATAAAGAAACGTTCAAAGAGTACGCCCAACGGTGGAGAGACaccgctgcccaagtcagccCACGAATTGAGGAGAAAgagatgaccaagctcttcctaaaaactctaaatcatttttattacaaaaagatGGTTGGGAGTACACCAAAGAGCTTCGCggagatggttggtatgggaGTACAGTTAgaagaaggagtccgagaaggacgcTTAGTAAAGAATACACCTCCTGCCAGTGGGACCAAGAAGACCGGGAACCATTTTCCGAGGAAGAAAGAACAAGAAGTCGGTATGGTGACTCATGGAGGGcctcaacaaacttatccagccTATCAACACATTGCTGCCATCACACCCACCTCTCACCcttttcaacaaacaaataacTATCCTCAAATACCACAATATCCTCAACTCCCACAAAATCCTTCACCCCAAAAtactcaacaacaaaatttccaacaacaaccataccaacaacaaccataccaacaa belongs to Medicago truncatula cultivar Jemalong A17 chromosome 6, MtrunA17r5.0-ANR, whole genome shotgun sequence and includes:
- the LOC120575964 gene encoding uncharacterized protein, with the protein product MKKGNSGRLRTISVWYQVCRYLTKFKIPDFEKYKGSSCPEEHLKMYVRRMPAYAQDDQILIYYFQESLTGPASKWYTNLDKTRVQTFRDLCEAFVEQYSYNVDMTPDRSDLQAMTQGDKETFKEYAQRWRDTAAQVSPRIEEKEMTKLFL